One window of Thermacetogenium phaeum DSM 12270 genomic DNA carries:
- a CDS encoding TM1812 family CRISPR-associated protein: MFVVLSTIGIGKYEEIEYCWLHGGGGYQIYRTALFPLAADAFFRPDKLLLMVTPEAHVHEHYREIERLLGNRLQPVPIPLGRTEDELWEIFDIVSGAVPDGARVVLDVTHALRSLPFVIFGVINYLRQTRDIHLERIIYGAYDAREAGPDGGWRAPVFDLTMLVDLHEWLQAVEAFIVRSEGEKLADLLMEAHRRQWISERREGEELPRQLQKMAGCIKVFSRSVRLLRPLEALSAAAKAQILGREVEREAARWAKPFGHILARLTDELTPLSAADTQMLDEGGLRCQLFLIKYFLEKDLIVQAVLMEREWLVNWLAWRAGFGDQWLNLKVRKKLESAMGVAVQKLKREKPTEESLPSWYSHLTEVDEITELWDHLTALRNDVAHCAMNDSPASPESISNRAKEMVQKLEQMLSTVS, from the coding sequence GTGTTTGTGGTTCTTTCTACTATCGGCATTGGGAAATACGAGGAGATTGAGTATTGTTGGCTGCACGGCGGAGGGGGATACCAGATATATCGTACTGCTCTTTTCCCGCTGGCAGCTGATGCGTTTTTCCGACCGGACAAGCTTTTGTTGATGGTAACACCGGAGGCTCATGTTCACGAACATTACCGAGAGATAGAACGCCTGCTCGGCAATCGTTTACAGCCGGTGCCCATTCCACTGGGAAGAACAGAGGATGAGCTCTGGGAGATCTTCGATATCGTCTCAGGTGCAGTGCCGGATGGTGCAAGGGTTGTCTTAGATGTAACGCATGCATTGCGTTCTCTACCGTTTGTGATTTTTGGAGTCATTAATTATCTCAGACAGACCCGGGATATCCATCTGGAACGCATTATTTATGGAGCGTACGATGCTAGAGAGGCCGGACCCGACGGGGGGTGGCGCGCCCCTGTTTTTGATCTGACCATGCTGGTAGATCTGCACGAATGGCTGCAGGCGGTAGAGGCTTTCATAGTACGCAGTGAGGGAGAAAAATTGGCTGATTTGCTGATGGAGGCGCACCGCCGGCAGTGGATCTCAGAAAGGCGTGAGGGGGAGGAACTCCCCCGTCAGCTTCAGAAGATGGCGGGATGTATCAAGGTATTTTCCCGGTCTGTGCGCTTGTTGCGACCTTTAGAAGCGCTGAGCGCTGCAGCTAAAGCGCAAATTCTTGGTCGGGAGGTGGAGCGGGAAGCGGCACGCTGGGCGAAGCCGTTTGGACATATTCTTGCGCGGCTTACAGATGAACTAACGCCTCTGTCAGCGGCCGATACTCAGATGCTCGACGAAGGGGGACTCAGATGCCAGTTGTTCCTCATCAAATACTTCCTTGAAAAGGATCTCATTGTCCAGGCGGTGCTAATGGAAAGGGAGTGGCTGGTTAACTGGCTGGCATGGCGGGCAGGGTTTGGTGATCAATGGCTAAATTTGAAGGTTCGAAAAAAGCTGGAATCCGCAATGGGTGTGGCTGTTCAGAAATTAAAGAGAGAAAAGCCCACAGAGGAATCTCTTCCTTCATGGTACAGTCATCTAACAGAAGTAGACGAAATAACAGAGCTTTGGGATCATCTGACAGCGTTGCGCAATGATGTTGCCCACTGCGCTATGAACGACAGTCCGGCATCTCCGGAAAGCATAAGTAATCGGGCCAAGGAGATGGTGCAGAAGCTGGAACAAATGTTATCAACGGTAAGCTGA
- a CDS encoding Cas10/Cmr2 second palm domain-containing protein, whose protein sequence is MAFVNWLEDVCNPLGCPEKVDRPPSDAFCWVHPVTGSCYYLEREKAAEITNAGLAWSEVLIKEKGHKSAAEQLSCLFAQRDVFSRKQYLKESGFDCESAQSDASGIPPVALWPELPYPGCSRSFSGWIRGEKKDCVRLADFLLLRTGLFYALAAEQVQREDWSALSLTSLLDGCEIYAGGKGLSFLAPIPERLQDAYTAASLLAGYPEELVPGITATSWDHLPPLELVVGGAFKVKEYYLETNRIGEIRGASVLLDDINRKRFFRMFRELPGLTGASLIYAGGGHLLAVVPAGKGEMVAGEIERLYREVCLTARAVGVSCRVHAAELSDFSSLNRRLNDEIVDRRSVLIPAWDAEKGDIELYADGSLNVSSFPLPDAGGRWCDSCGIRPAVKQWKYEDEERPLCASCLRKQIVGQSARKTVFAADYREFWEARGVQADLPAAQEISEIADSNEEIAVIYADGNNFGSLFGQCNSLAHLRMLSQFTENAAYTAAFTAIKEHQALLDNGAVEIIALGGDDAFIIVPAQAALPLAVAIGKCFDRLFKNLSEGKAGPTLSVGVIIAGAKTPVRYLFEVAQALLKEAKKRAYRDLAKGELKEGTLDIAVLASYGAYEDNITVYRSETFCKNGVKLTLRPYTFTQAENLMKALCRLQTSREIPGRSWFYGLRQAAVSYGMQVANLFFNYQFSRLPEAQQKALRNCWHILTGQHGDPAMFCEIEEIEGSSCCPWIDVVELWNYVGSGGESS, encoded by the coding sequence TTGGCGTTTGTAAACTGGTTGGAGGATGTTTGCAACCCTTTAGGTTGCCCTGAGAAGGTGGACCGTCCGCCATCTGATGCTTTTTGTTGGGTTCATCCGGTCACCGGTAGCTGCTATTACCTCGAAAGAGAAAAGGCTGCTGAGATTACCAACGCGGGGCTGGCCTGGTCAGAGGTTTTAATTAAAGAAAAGGGGCATAAAAGCGCCGCCGAACAACTGTCCTGTTTGTTTGCCCAGCGGGATGTATTCAGCCGCAAGCAGTATCTCAAGGAATCCGGCTTCGATTGTGAAAGCGCTCAAAGCGATGCCTCCGGTATCCCTCCGGTGGCTCTGTGGCCGGAGCTGCCTTACCCCGGGTGCAGTCGTTCTTTCTCCGGCTGGATTAGAGGGGAAAAGAAAGATTGCGTTCGGCTGGCAGATTTCCTGCTCCTGCGTACAGGCTTATTCTACGCCCTGGCAGCCGAACAGGTACAGCGGGAGGATTGGTCGGCGCTTTCTCTCACTTCCCTCCTCGACGGGTGCGAGATCTACGCTGGGGGAAAAGGCTTATCCTTCTTAGCGCCGATCCCGGAGCGGCTCCAGGATGCCTATACAGCGGCCTCCCTCCTGGCAGGCTATCCAGAAGAGCTCGTTCCGGGGATAACAGCTACCTCTTGGGATCATTTGCCTCCTTTGGAGTTGGTTGTAGGAGGAGCCTTCAAAGTAAAGGAGTATTACCTGGAAACAAACCGCATCGGCGAGATTCGAGGCGCCAGCGTCTTGCTGGACGACATCAACCGCAAGCGTTTTTTCCGAATGTTTCGCGAACTGCCGGGTTTGACTGGAGCGTCTTTGATATACGCCGGGGGCGGTCACCTGCTGGCCGTGGTGCCTGCCGGCAAGGGGGAAATGGTGGCCGGGGAGATCGAGCGATTGTACCGTGAGGTCTGTCTCACTGCCCGGGCCGTGGGTGTGAGCTGCCGGGTACATGCTGCCGAGCTGAGCGATTTTTCAAGCTTGAACCGCAGGCTGAACGATGAAATTGTTGATAGGCGCAGTGTGCTGATCCCTGCTTGGGACGCGGAAAAAGGGGATATAGAGCTTTACGCCGACGGGTCTTTAAATGTTTCGAGCTTTCCTCTGCCGGACGCCGGTGGAAGGTGGTGCGATTCATGTGGCATCCGTCCGGCCGTAAAGCAGTGGAAATATGAGGATGAAGAGCGGCCTCTCTGTGCGTCCTGCCTGCGGAAGCAGATTGTAGGTCAAAGTGCCAGGAAGACGGTTTTTGCTGCCGATTACCGGGAGTTTTGGGAGGCGCGGGGAGTGCAGGCGGATCTTCCTGCCGCTCAGGAGATCAGCGAAATCGCCGACTCCAATGAGGAGATCGCAGTAATCTATGCCGACGGCAATAACTTCGGTTCTCTCTTCGGGCAGTGTAATTCCCTCGCTCATCTGCGCATGCTGAGTCAGTTCACCGAGAATGCTGCCTATACGGCTGCTTTTACTGCTATTAAAGAGCACCAGGCGCTATTAGATAACGGGGCGGTTGAGATAATCGCTTTGGGCGGTGATGATGCCTTTATCATTGTCCCGGCGCAGGCCGCCTTGCCGCTGGCTGTTGCTATAGGGAAGTGTTTCGACAGATTGTTTAAGAACCTCTCCGAGGGTAAAGCCGGCCCAACCCTTTCGGTCGGTGTGATTATTGCCGGGGCGAAGACGCCGGTGCGCTACCTCTTCGAGGTGGCACAGGCCCTTCTTAAGGAAGCCAAAAAGCGTGCTTACAGGGATTTGGCAAAGGGGGAGTTGAAGGAAGGGACGCTGGACATCGCCGTTTTGGCCTCCTATGGTGCTTACGAGGACAATATAACTGTTTACCGTTCGGAAACTTTTTGTAAAAACGGCGTCAAGCTCACCCTGCGGCCGTATACCTTTACTCAGGCCGAAAACCTCATGAAGGCGCTGTGCCGGCTTCAGACGAGCCGAGAGATTCCCGGAAGAAGCTGGTTTTACGGGCTGCGTCAGGCAGCGGTGAGTTACGGCATGCAGGTGGCCAACCTCTTTTTCAATTACCAGTTCTCTCGTCTACCGGAGGCGCAACAGAAGGCACTGCGGAATTGCTGGCATATCTTAACAGGACAGCATGGGGATCCGGCCATGTTTTGTGAGATAGAAGAGATAGAAGGCAGCAGTTGCTGCCCCTGGATCGATGTGGTGGAGCTCTGGAACTATGTCGGGTCAGGAGGTGAAAGCAGTTGA
- the csx15 gene encoding CRISPR-associated protein Csx15 — protein MVIINYSHPLTPEQLQQLEKIAGEKVERVIEVDAQIDPQKPLAPQVVAMAERTGLAAKEWQTVPILVNPPSLNISAAVLMAELHGRMGYFPPVLRLRLVRGSLPPRFEVAEIINLQAVREGARAKR, from the coding sequence TTGGTCATTATCAACTATTCTCATCCTTTGACTCCTGAACAGCTGCAGCAACTGGAGAAGATTGCCGGTGAGAAGGTAGAAAGGGTAATAGAAGTCGACGCTCAAATCGATCCTCAGAAACCTCTTGCCCCCCAGGTTGTGGCCATGGCCGAGCGGACCGGGCTCGCTGCAAAGGAATGGCAAACAGTGCCGATTCTCGTCAACCCGCCGTCTTTAAACATCAGCGCAGCGGTGCTTATGGCAGAGCTGCACGGGAGGATGGGATACTTTCCGCCGGTACTGCGGCTGCGGCTCGTTCGCGGGTCCCTCCCACCCCGCTTCGAGGTGGCCGAAATCATCAATTTGCAGGCGGTGCGGGAGGGGGCGCGGGCAAAGAGGTAA
- the csx7 gene encoding type III CRISPR-associated RAMP protein Csx7: MAGDASLFYDRFDNRRRIIGRLVAITPVRIGSGGGIPEPGAVDNPVIRDAYGRPFIPGSSFKGVWRTFAEQVLGQLANGDRGCCDPLSEPCLSTKSVKELKKEHGKNLQALAQAIYEQLCPACRLFGSPHFAGRVRVRDLLVIESSWPGFYEIRPGVAIDRDKRTSLTSRKYETEAVPAGTAFTFEAIVENATEEEWQDLLLTLFPFIRGELPIGGSTGRGLGRVRLENVKVASVTVSNLRQFLIGGWESISTEEMKDVCRASELNPGGGENV, translated from the coding sequence GTGGCAGGAGACGCTAGTCTTTTCTATGATAGGTTTGACAACAGGAGAAGGATTATAGGGCGATTGGTAGCCATCACACCGGTGCGCATCGGGAGCGGTGGCGGTATACCCGAACCGGGGGCTGTTGATAATCCGGTTATTCGCGATGCTTATGGACGCCCCTTTATCCCGGGTTCCTCCTTTAAAGGGGTCTGGCGGACTTTTGCCGAGCAGGTTCTGGGGCAGCTTGCTAACGGCGACAGGGGTTGCTGCGACCCGCTGAGCGAGCCCTGTCTGTCTACAAAATCCGTGAAAGAGCTCAAAAAAGAACACGGCAAAAACCTCCAGGCTCTGGCACAGGCGATTTACGAGCAGCTATGCCCGGCGTGCCGCCTTTTTGGAAGCCCCCATTTCGCCGGCCGCGTAAGGGTAAGGGATCTATTGGTAATTGAATCCAGCTGGCCGGGCTTCTATGAAATTCGCCCCGGTGTTGCCATAGACCGTGATAAAAGGACTTCCTTAACGTCCCGCAAGTACGAAACAGAAGCAGTGCCCGCAGGAACCGCTTTTACTTTCGAGGCGATCGTTGAGAATGCCACCGAAGAGGAGTGGCAGGATCTGCTCTTAACACTGTTCCCTTTTATCAGGGGTGAGCTTCCGATCGGAGGGAGTACGGGTCGTGGCCTAGGAAGGGTGCGCTTGGAAAATGTAAAGGTGGCCTCAGTTACTGTTTCCAACCTGCGGCAGTTTTTAATCGGTGGTTGGGAGTCTATATCTACAGAGGAGATGAAAGATGTCTGCAGGGCCTCAGAGCTCAATCCGGGGGGTGGAGAGAATGTTTAA
- a CDS encoding helix-turn-helix transcriptional regulator, which translates to MIKIFLGYGRAEKQMHHTLGTLKKIVEGLGKTLGRNCEIVLHDISNPDSSIIAIANGHVTGRNIGSPATDFLLDLAAAPNENDMVINYFTKASNGKQLKSSTFLLRDEKGEVIGALCINIDISQLLGVKDFVDDLLCIDETENNAMENFPNNTTEFLQMMIDKSLSIVNKPVEFQTKEDKLKIVAYLNKCRVFKIKGAVDFVAKTLKVSRYTIYNYLDEITADETT; encoded by the coding sequence TTGATAAAGATATTTTTGGGTTATGGAAGGGCTGAAAAGCAAATGCATCACACATTAGGTACATTAAAAAAAATTGTCGAGGGGTTAGGTAAGACGTTAGGAAGAAACTGCGAAATAGTCCTCCATGATATTTCCAACCCTGATTCATCTATTATCGCTATAGCAAATGGTCATGTAACTGGGAGAAATATTGGCTCACCAGCAACAGACTTTTTGCTTGATTTGGCAGCAGCCCCAAATGAAAACGATATGGTTATTAACTATTTTACAAAAGCAAGTAATGGTAAGCAGTTGAAATCATCAACATTTTTATTAAGGGACGAAAAGGGGGAGGTTATTGGGGCTCTTTGTATTAACATTGATATATCTCAATTGCTGGGTGTTAAAGATTTTGTTGATGACTTGCTTTGTATAGACGAAACAGAGAATAATGCGATGGAGAATTTCCCCAATAATACTACTGAATTTTTACAAATGATGATAGATAAAAGTCTCTCCATAGTTAATAAGCCCGTAGAATTTCAAACAAAAGAAGACAAGCTCAAAATCGTGGCTTACTTGAATAAATGCAGGGTATTTAAAATTAAGGGAGCTGTAGATTTTGTTGCAAAGACCCTAAAAGTATCTAGATACACAATTTACAACTATTTAGATGAAATAACAGCAGATGAAACAACTTAA
- a CDS encoding RAMP superfamily CRISPR-associated protein, which produces MFKNLRNEMKVTFWLRTAGPLLIKGPDEPGLDPLLPDMCFVRAWQNGESVPYIPGSSLKGVLRSRAEQIVRSLAPDGMEIPDPFDKQQIHDLDRLLRNKLGCEAYYASDPLTQLFGQTYLAGRLRCSDAFPVPGKPLRMNVRNHVAINRITGASQGTALFNPEVVEEGTFEAEISLTNFALWQLKLLGLLLQDLDEGYVFLGGGSTRGYGRVRLENVRIVLRDYRRVLPEEVLLGYQEKEDAVKVSGLRYGRNGFCWETTREGLAWLRDLDVDLVQELKKLHRLQSEMRQRLERVNQGG; this is translated from the coding sequence ATGTTTAAGAACTTGCGCAACGAAATGAAGGTAACGTTCTGGCTACGGACTGCAGGCCCGTTGTTGATAAAGGGGCCCGATGAGCCCGGCTTAGATCCTCTGCTGCCCGACATGTGCTTTGTTCGTGCCTGGCAAAACGGCGAAAGTGTTCCCTATATTCCCGGCTCCAGCCTCAAAGGGGTGCTGCGCAGCCGTGCGGAGCAGATCGTCCGCTCCCTGGCTCCGGATGGGATGGAGATTCCGGATCCCTTTGATAAGCAGCAAATACACGACCTTGACAGATTGCTGCGGAACAAGTTGGGTTGCGAAGCCTATTACGCTTCAGATCCGCTGACCCAGCTTTTCGGGCAGACCTACCTGGCAGGAAGACTGCGCTGCTCCGATGCCTTTCCCGTGCCAGGCAAACCTTTAAGAATGAACGTCCGAAACCATGTTGCCATCAACCGCATCACAGGGGCCAGCCAGGGGACGGCATTGTTCAATCCAGAAGTTGTAGAGGAGGGGACTTTTGAAGCCGAAATCAGCCTCACCAATTTTGCCCTCTGGCAGCTGAAGCTCTTGGGGCTGCTGCTTCAAGATCTGGATGAAGGTTACGTTTTCCTCGGTGGCGGCTCTACCAGGGGGTATGGCAGGGTGCGGCTAGAAAACGTCCGCATTGTGCTGCGCGATTACCGCCGGGTTCTGCCGGAGGAAGTCCTGCTGGGCTATCAAGAAAAAGAAGACGCTGTAAAAGTAAGCGGACTCCGCTACGGCAGAAACGGTTTTTGCTGGGAAACCACCCGGGAAGGGCTTGCTTGGCTCCGCGATCTTGACGTGGATTTGGTGCAGGAACTGAAAAAACTGCACCGCCTTCAAAGTGAGATGCGTCAGAGGCTGGAGAGGGTGAATCAAGGTGGCTAA
- a CDS encoding RAMP superfamily CRISPR-associated protein produces MKRAKLCIEYRLKLKTPVHIGTGTGGAGFLDSYTYRENGIPIIPGSTIKGRLRAAVRALAGAGMYGEAGICRGSDDCSCLECLIFGRAEYRKGCLCFDDARPVQEENEHWLGVRSGIGIDRYRRVARDGALYTVETTGGENLVYRGRISGTVPEVYRDQVIAVLKDAFAYNYSLGFGKSRGLGWFQSEIMEEK; encoded by the coding sequence TTGAAGAGGGCAAAGCTCTGCATTGAATACCGGTTGAAGCTTAAAACTCCTGTACATATTGGCACCGGTACCGGGGGAGCGGGTTTTTTGGACAGCTACACTTACCGGGAAAACGGAATTCCCATCATTCCCGGGTCGACAATTAAAGGAAGGCTGCGGGCTGCCGTGAGGGCGCTGGCAGGGGCGGGAATGTACGGAGAAGCGGGGATCTGCCGGGGCTCCGATGACTGCAGCTGCCTGGAGTGCCTGATCTTCGGCCGTGCGGAATACAGGAAGGGTTGTCTCTGCTTTGACGACGCCCGACCGGTGCAAGAGGAAAATGAGCACTGGCTCGGCGTCCGCTCCGGCATCGGGATCGACCGCTACCGGAGGGTAGCTCGAGACGGCGCACTGTATACAGTGGAAACGACCGGTGGGGAGAATCTGGTCTATCGCGGCCGGATCAGCGGGACAGTGCCGGAGGTTTATCGGGATCAGGTAATAGCAGTCCTGAAGGATGCCTTTGCCTACAATTACTCCCTTGGCTTTGGAAAGAGCCGCGGCCTGGGGTGGTTTCAATCAGAAATAATGGAGGAGAAGTAG
- the cas6 gene encoding CRISPR-associated endoribonuclease Cas6 gives MQLTIFFSAPEPVAVPVQYGHLLQGLIYSHMNNPVLRSYLHEQGFSYEKRRFKLFTFSRLLGREVRYDRPAGRLVLTPPLRLVICSPIPFVLQEIGTGFLRKGQVRLGDARLEVKEFATAAPRVREDRLKVRMLSPLVVYSTLSDENGKKFTYYYSPFEPRFPVLVADNLAKKHLLVYGRSARTEEFSIRPLCVENRDMKITRYKETVVKGWMGEYEIRADPGLLQVALDAGLGAKNSQGYGCCVPVN, from the coding sequence GTGCAGCTCACCATTTTCTTCAGCGCCCCGGAGCCGGTGGCGGTCCCCGTTCAGTACGGGCATCTGCTCCAGGGGCTGATCTACAGCCACATGAACAATCCGGTGCTGAGGAGCTATCTGCACGAGCAGGGATTTTCCTATGAGAAGCGCCGCTTCAAGCTTTTTACCTTCTCGCGGCTCTTGGGGCGTGAGGTGCGCTATGACCGGCCGGCGGGTCGCCTGGTTTTGACTCCGCCGCTGCGTTTGGTGATCTGTTCTCCCATACCCTTCGTTCTGCAGGAGATCGGAACCGGTTTTCTCCGGAAAGGGCAGGTACGCCTCGGAGATGCCCGGCTGGAGGTGAAGGAGTTCGCCACCGCAGCTCCCCGGGTAAGGGAGGACAGGCTCAAGGTGCGGATGCTCTCGCCGCTGGTGGTCTATAGCACCCTTTCTGATGAAAACGGAAAGAAGTTTACTTATTATTATTCTCCCTTCGAACCGCGTTTTCCCGTTTTGGTGGCCGATAACCTGGCGAAGAAGCACCTTCTGGTCTACGGGCGCTCGGCGCGAACGGAGGAGTTCAGCATCAGGCCGCTGTGCGTGGAAAATAGGGACATGAAGATCACCCGCTACAAGGAGACCGTGGTTAAGGGTTGGATGGGTGAATACGAAATTCGTGCCGACCCGGGGCTTCTGCAGGTGGCGCTGGATGCCGGATTGGGGGCAAAGAACTCTCAGGGTTACGGTTGCTGTGTTCCGGTGAATTAG
- a CDS encoding CRISPR-associated ring nuclease: MNMDGDAGGNGEVLIATLGMEPQVVTITLDRLLYLGYQIKEVAVVYTFSPGIEESLATIEAEYAKGLYPGVRLRKAPVVSSAGPVVDFCGEEELRALLRTLYGEVRRARRSGATVHLCVSGGRKVMGIIGMVVAQLLFGPRDCVWHLITEGWHPGAERRLHLKPTDRAWLVSVPVLRWNEAGTLLRTVAELEDPAEVVAWYERLSRENRMKREEEFIHRWLTKAERDVTRLVCKGLNNAAVARALCKSEQTVANQLCSIYEKLREWLGHPDCTVDRSVLIAEFAPYFAKMEEKG; the protein is encoded by the coding sequence ATGAATATGGATGGCGATGCAGGGGGAAACGGGGAAGTATTGATTGCAACCCTCGGCATGGAGCCTCAAGTGGTAACTATAACCCTTGACCGGCTTTTATATCTCGGTTACCAGATTAAGGAGGTTGCTGTAGTCTACACTTTTAGCCCGGGAATTGAAGAGTCGCTGGCGACGATCGAGGCCGAGTACGCAAAAGGCTTATATCCCGGCGTGCGGTTGCGGAAGGCTCCGGTTGTTTCCTCCGCAGGTCCGGTGGTCGACTTCTGTGGCGAAGAGGAACTGCGGGCCCTGCTCCGCACCCTTTATGGAGAAGTTCGCCGCGCCCGTCGCAGTGGGGCCACTGTGCACCTCTGCGTATCGGGGGGGCGCAAGGTGATGGGAATAATCGGAATGGTTGTCGCCCAGCTGCTTTTCGGCCCCCGAGACTGCGTCTGGCACCTGATAACCGAAGGGTGGCATCCCGGAGCGGAACGCCGCCTGCACCTTAAGCCTACCGACAGGGCCTGGCTGGTTTCCGTGCCTGTGTTGCGCTGGAACGAGGCCGGCACCCTTCTGCGGACGGTGGCGGAACTGGAAGATCCGGCGGAGGTGGTTGCCTGGTACGAACGGTTGAGCAGAGAGAACAGGATGAAGCGGGAGGAGGAGTTCATCCACCGCTGGCTGACCAAGGCTGAGCGGGATGTGACACGCCTGGTGTGCAAAGGGCTGAATAACGCCGCTGTCGCCAGAGCCCTCTGCAAGAGCGAGCAAACGGTGGCGAATCAGCTCTGCAGTATTTACGAAAAGCTCAGGGAATGGCTCGGCCACCCTGACTGTACTGTAGACCGCAGCGTTCTGATCGCCGAATTTGCGCCTTATTTCGCAAAGATGGAGGAGAAAGGATAA
- a CDS encoding PDDEXK family nuclease has protein sequence MKDTIIISLVGEQPIPNLLALLYARPKMAAFVLTERTKEVYERLCSVLKLRGVEWGMMIEDEPIEVDPYNLPVCERKIKRFLEEKGWSPDGIVFNLTGGTKPMALAAYRLAEQLSCPFLYIESEGKKSVVYHYRFSDGLKLEKRDEVPLLIDIDFYLRAHLADYHVADFHNEFEKMIYGVLSQELDEVKHSVKPLGGLEIDLVLRCGNRVGIAETKTRKKAQSKEGIEQIITAAEQRFLGTYTKKFLIIDREYEPNNFALARAHGITVVELPSAQSGELSREDTEKLIQTVKKELGG, from the coding sequence GTGAAAGATACGATAATAATCTCCCTTGTCGGTGAGCAGCCGATACCTAACCTTCTGGCTCTATTGTATGCGCGGCCTAAGATGGCGGCATTTGTCTTAACAGAGCGCACGAAGGAGGTTTATGAGCGCCTGTGTTCGGTTCTAAAACTGCGCGGTGTCGAGTGGGGTATGATGATTGAAGATGAGCCAATTGAAGTTGACCCGTATAATCTGCCTGTTTGTGAGAGAAAAATTAAGCGGTTTCTTGAGGAAAAGGGTTGGTCTCCGGACGGTATTGTGTTCAACCTTACGGGTGGTACTAAACCGATGGCGCTGGCAGCTTACCGTTTGGCGGAGCAGCTTTCCTGCCCTTTTCTATACATTGAGAGCGAGGGAAAGAAAAGTGTTGTTTATCATTATCGGTTTTCGGATGGTCTGAAACTTGAAAAACGGGATGAGGTTCCTCTGCTGATCGATATAGATTTTTATCTTAGAGCTCATCTTGCTGATTATCATGTCGCGGATTTCCATAATGAGTTTGAAAAGATGATATACGGAGTGCTGAGTCAGGAACTTGATGAAGTTAAACACTCAGTAAAACCGCTGGGAGGGCTGGAAATCGATCTCGTACTAAGATGCGGTAATCGGGTAGGAATTGCTGAAACGAAAACGAGGAAGAAGGCTCAAAGTAAGGAAGGTATCGAACAGATAATCACCGCAGCTGAGCAGCGTTTCTTGGGCACTTATACAAAAAAATTTCTCATTATAGACCGGGAATATGAGCCTAATAACTTTGCTTTAGCAAGAGCACATGGGATTACAGTTGTCGAACTTCCTTCAGCGCAAAGCGGAGAGTTGTCTCGGGAAGACACAGAAAAGCTGATCCAAACGGTAAAAAAAGAACTAGGGGGTTAA
- a CDS encoding RAMP superfamily CRISPR-associated protein, with protein MAKGTGTLLRDKPYTFIPLLQVRPDDRRGIVPHNLLDKSRWTGRMTLELSVVTPLHIGSGTYRLIDGRLVQAFLRDGEIPVIPGSSLKGVVRSLAEACSRSCLPRPPVKNNSRLENALPPGVRTRCNDKAACITCRLFGFVGRGKSYRGRVVFGEFRPVGEVQLSVEKLPTLEQPFKDYPQKDNRGGGNERLYYCSFYEAVSCNGPAHCPDCTKEEWLKWFKRLKERLPAAAYRGRKLYLLGEPRSGNQPVETAAPGSVFQGEVTFQNLDEDELSLLCFALGLDGTINLSIGYGKPAYYGTVRTKLLEVSWYARGGLFEQAEYPDLLGLARNYGDHDPDVKKNVDLVRQVLSGERRGPRWGAEGY; from the coding sequence GTGGCTAAAGGAACCGGAACGCTGCTGCGGGATAAGCCCTATACGTTTATTCCTCTACTGCAGGTGCGTCCTGATGACCGCAGAGGGATTGTACCGCATAATCTGCTCGACAAAAGTCGCTGGACCGGAAGGATGACGCTCGAGCTGTCGGTGGTTACTCCTCTGCATATCGGCAGCGGCACTTATCGCCTAATTGACGGACGGCTGGTTCAAGCCTTTTTGCGTGACGGGGAGATCCCTGTAATTCCCGGCTCGTCCCTGAAGGGGGTTGTGCGCAGTCTGGCCGAGGCCTGTTCCCGGAGCTGTCTTCCCCGGCCGCCGGTGAAAAATAACTCCAGGCTAGAGAATGCCCTGCCTCCAGGAGTGCGGACAAGATGCAACGATAAGGCTGCCTGCATAACCTGTCGCCTCTTTGGATTTGTGGGCAGGGGGAAGAGCTATCGGGGAAGGGTGGTTTTCGGAGAGTTTCGCCCGGTAGGGGAGGTGCAGCTGTCCGTTGAGAAGCTGCCTACGCTGGAGCAGCCGTTTAAAGATTACCCCCAGAAGGATAACAGAGGTGGAGGGAATGAGCGACTGTATTACTGCAGTTTTTATGAGGCTGTTTCCTGTAATGGCCCCGCCCACTGCCCTGATTGCACGAAAGAGGAGTGGCTGAAATGGTTTAAACGGCTTAAAGAGAGGCTGCCGGCGGCGGCTTACCGCGGTCGTAAGCTTTACCTCCTGGGCGAACCGCGAAGTGGCAACCAGCCGGTTGAAACAGCTGCTCCCGGAAGTGTCTTTCAGGGAGAGGTGACCTTTCAAAACCTGGACGAGGATGAGCTGTCATTGCTCTGCTTTGCACTGGGCCTCGATGGGACGATCAATCTGAGCATCGGTTACGGAAAACCGGCTTACTACGGCACCGTTCGGACAAAACTGCTCGAGGTCAGCTGGTATGCCAGGGGCGGCCTTTTCGAACAGGCCGAATATCCGGATCTGTTGGGGCTTGCTCGAAATTACGGGGACCACGACCCTGACGTCAAAAAGAATGTGGATTTGGTCCGCCAGGTCCTGTCGGGTGAGCGTCGCGGCCCGCGCTGGGGCGCGGAAGGATATTAG